The Pan troglodytes isolate AG18354 chromosome 7, NHGRI_mPanTro3-v2.0_pri, whole genome shotgun sequence genome has a window encoding:
- the LOC134810714 gene encoding protein FAM90A15-like, giving the protein MMARRDPKSWAKRLVRAQTLQKQRRAPVGPRAPPPDEEDPRLKCKNCGAFGHTARSTRCPMKCWKAALVPATLGKKEGKENLKPWKPQVEANPGPLNKDKGEKEERPRQQDPQRKALLHIFSGKPPEKPLPNRKGSTESSDYLRVASGPMPVHTTSKRPRLGPVLADRSATETSDRGSVLASPSPLRKASLSSSSSLGPKERQTGAAADIPQPAVRQQGPEPLLVVKPTHSSPEGGCREVPQVASKTHGLLQAIRPQAQDKRPAVTSQPCPPAATHSLGLGSNLSFGPGAKRPAQARIQACLNFPKKPRLGPFQIPESAIQGGELGAPENLQPPPAATELGPSTSPQMGRRTPAQVPSVDRQPPHSRPCLPTAQACTMSHHPAASHDGAQPLTVLFRRLENGRWSSSLLAAPSFHSPEKPGAFLAQSRHVSEKSEGPRVRVPPSVLYEDLQVSSSSEDSDSDLE; this is encoded by the exons atgatggcacgtcgggaccccaaatcttgggccaagaggctggtgagagcccagaccctccagaagcagcggagggccccagttgggccaagggctcccccgcccgatgaagaagatcccagg ctcaagtgcaaaaactgcggggcctttggccacacggccagaagtaccaggtgccccatgaagtgctggaaggcagccctggttccagcgaccttggggaaaaaggaagggaaggaaaacctgaaaccatggaagccccaggttgaagccaacccggggcccttgaacaaggataagggagagaaggaagagagaccaag gcaacaagacccgcagaggaaggctctcctccacatattttctgggaaacctccagagaagccgctgccgaatcgaaaaggatccacggaatcttctgattatctgagg gttgcaagcgggccaatgccggtccacacaaccagtaagaggccgcgcctgggccctgtcctcgctgatcgctcagctaccgaaacgtctgacaggggctccgtcttggcttcgccgtctcccctcagaaaagccagtctgagctcctcctcaagtcttggaccaaaggaaagacagacaggggctgcggccgacatccctcagcctgcagtcaggcagcagggccccgagcctctcctcgtggtgaagccgacacacagcagccctgagggtggctgccgagaagttccccaggttgcctccaaaacccacggcctgctccaggccatcagaccccaggcacaggacaaacgtcctgcggtgacctcacagccctgcccgccagccgccacacacagcttgggcctaggctccaatctcagcttcgggccaggagccaagagacctgcccaggctcggattcaggcttgcctgaacttccccaagaaaccgagactgggtcccttccagatccccgaaagcgccatccagggaggtgagctgggggccccggagaatctccaacctccgccagccgcaaccgaacttggaccaagtacgtcgccccagatgggcaggaggacacccgcccaggtgcccagcgtcgaccggcagcctccgcacagcagaccttgcctgcctactgcccaggcctgcaccatgtcccatcacccagcggccagccatgatggggcccagcctctcacagtgctcttccggagactggaaaacggacgctggagctccagcctcctggcggccccctcatttcactctcctgagAAGCCGGGAGCCTTCCTCGCTCAGAGCCGTCATGTATCAGAGAAGTCTGAGGGTCCCCGTGTTCGTGTCCCACCGAGCGTCCTCTATGAGGACCTTcaggtttcctcctcctcagaggacagcgattctgacctggagtga